The Drosophila mauritiana strain mau12 chromosome 2R, ASM438214v1, whole genome shotgun sequence genome has a segment encoding these proteins:
- the LOC117137794 gene encoding sialin isoform X3, with protein sequence MFNSRVSYSSPQDDVPTGREGREAQSSVLRDKIPARLVLYFLSWSGFLVSFMMRNDMNFALVAMISNDNSTQNQSLNKSQQILGTGTDDQKTIVKSVVISSFYWCYVLSQVVGGVATELFGTKCVFGWSQLATALCSFMMPSAAQLHYIAVIVLRSIQGFASGLTWPAMYAIVGYWIPLTERSRFMSSFQGFSIGIGLTYPLCGFILSEWGWPYIFYTTGTLGLGWCILWYFLAFNTPREHPRITKDELNYIELNVRKEVNSSVKVKVPWLQIFKSIPAWAIAITTFGRIFVHYIFIVNGPTFMGNVLKFNFETNGFLSGVPFICSYISSVLFCYIADKIVLYKVLSLTNVRKLFTALSQIIPGVLIYCIGYIDNVYILLTVWFIAVIFITASYAGAMANIIDLAPNYGHSAAVLAFCQTIHMSASFISPLTAGFIVTQEVKYRI encoded by the exons ACAAAATTCCAGCGCGTTTGGTGCTTTATTTCCTTTCGTGGTCTGGCTTTCTGGTCTCTTTTATGATGCGCAATGATATGAATTTCGCATTGGTGGCAATGATATCGAACGATAATTCAACACAAAACCAATCCCTTAACAAATCGCAGCAAATATTG gGTACTGGGACTGATGACCAAAAAACAATAGTAAAATCTGTTGTAATAAGTTCATTCTATTGGTGCTACGTGTTGTCGCAGGTGGTTGGAGGGGTTGCCACAGAATTGTTTGGAACCAAGTGCGTATTTGGATGGTCACAGTTAGCAACAGCTCTATGTAGTTTTATGATGCCATCTGCAGCGCAATTACATTACATAGCTGTTATTGTGTTGCGGTCTATTCAGGGCTTTGCTTCTGGTTTGACGTGGCCTGCCATGTATGCAATAGTTGGATATTGGATACCTCTCACGGAACGTTCACGTTTTATGTCAAGCTTTCAGGGTTTTAGTATTGGTATTGGATTAACGTATCCGTTATGTGGATTTATTTTATCAGAATGGGGTTGgccatatatattttatactaCTGGTACTTTAGGGCTTGGATGGTGTATACTATGGTATTTCCTTGCTTTTAATACACCACGCGAGCACCCTCGTATTACTAAAGatgaattaaattatatagaaCTTAACGTCAGAAAAGAAGTAAACAGTAGTGTTAAAGTTAAAGTGCCTTGgctgcaaatatttaaatccATACCTGCTTGGGCGATTGCTATAACAACTTTTGGACGAATATTTGttcattatatttttattgttaatgGTCCGACATTTATgggaaatgttttaaaatttaattttgaaacaAATGGTTTTCTATCTGGAGTTCCATTTATTTGTTCATATATATCATCAGTACTATTTTGTTATATTGCCGACAAAATTGTATTGTATAAGGTTTTAAGTCTTACTAAtgtaagaaaattatttactGCTCTATCACAAATTATTCCTGGGGTGTTAATATACTGTATTGGTTATATAGACAATGTGTACATTTTGTTAACGGTGTGGTTTATAGCTGTGATATTTATAACTGCATCTTATGCTGGAGCTATGGCCAATATAATTGACTTAGCGCCAAATTATGGTCATTCCGCAGCTGTTTTAGCATTTTGCCAAACAATTCATATGTCTGCGTCCTTTATATCTCCGCTTACGGCTGGATTTATCGTCACCCAAGAGGTAAAGTatagaatttaa
- the LOC117137794 gene encoding sialin isoform X4: MFNSRVSYSSPQDDVPTGREGREAQSSVLRDKIPARLVLYFLSWSGFLVSFMMRNDMNFALVAMISNDNSTQNQSLNKSQQILGTGTDDQKTIVKSVVISSFYWCYVLSQVVGGVATELFGTKCVFGWSQLATALCSFMMPSAAQLHYIAVIVLRSIQGFASGLTWPAMYAIVGYWIPLTERSRFMSSFQGFSIGIGLTYPLCGFILSEWGWPYIFYTTGTLGLGWCILWYFLAFNTPREHPRITKDELNYIELNVRKEVNSSVKVKVPWLQIFKSIPAWAIAITTFGRIFVHYIFIVNGPTFMGNVLKFNFETNGFLSGVPFICSYISSVLFCYIADKIVLYKVLSLTNVRKLFTALSQIIPGVLIYCIGYIDNVYILLTVWFIAVIFITASYAGAMANIIDLAPNYGHSAAVLAFCQTIHMSASFISPLTAGFIVTQEM; this comes from the exons ACAAAATTCCAGCGCGTTTGGTGCTTTATTTCCTTTCGTGGTCTGGCTTTCTGGTCTCTTTTATGATGCGCAATGATATGAATTTCGCATTGGTGGCAATGATATCGAACGATAATTCAACACAAAACCAATCCCTTAACAAATCGCAGCAAATATTG gGTACTGGGACTGATGACCAAAAAACAATAGTAAAATCTGTTGTAATAAGTTCATTCTATTGGTGCTACGTGTTGTCGCAGGTGGTTGGAGGGGTTGCCACAGAATTGTTTGGAACCAAGTGCGTATTTGGATGGTCACAGTTAGCAACAGCTCTATGTAGTTTTATGATGCCATCTGCAGCGCAATTACATTACATAGCTGTTATTGTGTTGCGGTCTATTCAGGGCTTTGCTTCTGGTTTGACGTGGCCTGCCATGTATGCAATAGTTGGATATTGGATACCTCTCACGGAACGTTCACGTTTTATGTCAAGCTTTCAGGGTTTTAGTATTGGTATTGGATTAACGTATCCGTTATGTGGATTTATTTTATCAGAATGGGGTTGgccatatatattttatactaCTGGTACTTTAGGGCTTGGATGGTGTATACTATGGTATTTCCTTGCTTTTAATACACCACGCGAGCACCCTCGTATTACTAAAGatgaattaaattatatagaaCTTAACGTCAGAAAAGAAGTAAACAGTAGTGTTAAAGTTAAAGTGCCTTGgctgcaaatatttaaatccATACCTGCTTGGGCGATTGCTATAACAACTTTTGGACGAATATTTGttcattatatttttattgttaatgGTCCGACATTTATgggaaatgttttaaaatttaattttgaaacaAATGGTTTTCTATCTGGAGTTCCATTTATTTGTTCATATATATCATCAGTACTATTTTGTTATATTGCCGACAAAATTGTATTGTATAAGGTTTTAAGTCTTACTAAtgtaagaaaattatttactGCTCTATCACAAATTATTCCTGGGGTGTTAATATACTGTATTGGTTATATAGACAATGTGTACATTTTGTTAACGGTGTGGTTTATAGCTGTGATATTTATAACTGCATCTTATGCTGGAGCTATGGCCAATATAATTGACTTAGCGCCAAATTATGGTCATTCCGCAGCTGTTTTAGCATTTTGCCAAACAATTCATATGTCTGCGTCCTTTATATCTCCGCTTACGGCTGGATTTATCGTCACCCAAGAG ATGTAG